Proteins from a single region of Streptomyces vinaceus:
- a CDS encoding SMP-30/gluconolactonase/LRE family protein: MHLTALPCAPVPGRLTEGPVWHAGRGDLLWVDIPAGLIHRARLVDGDDDSGLPDLGPRRTVSLAGPVGAVAPCASGGLLAAAGTSFLRVDEDGVATEFAAPVVPDDGTPRRMNDAKCDPSGRLLAGTMAHDATPDAGTLYRLDPDGTLTTVLSPVTISNGLGWSPDGRLLYYADSPTHRVDVFDHDPVTGALSGRRPFADTSPAGMPDGLAVDTVGRVWVAVWGAGQVRAYTPDGALHAVVTVAASQVSSCAFVGPELDLLIITTAAEGLTAAQLAAEPHAGRLFICRPGATGLPVPPFADDPAQLPGPATTPYDPRGSA; the protein is encoded by the coding sequence ATGCACCTGACCGCACTGCCGTGCGCGCCCGTGCCGGGCCGCCTGACCGAGGGACCCGTCTGGCACGCCGGACGCGGTGACCTGCTGTGGGTGGACATCCCCGCGGGCCTCATCCACCGGGCCCGTCTGGTGGACGGCGACGACGACAGCGGCCTGCCGGACCTCGGGCCCAGGAGGACCGTCAGCCTCGCCGGGCCCGTCGGCGCGGTCGCGCCCTGCGCGTCGGGCGGGCTCCTCGCGGCCGCGGGAACCTCCTTCCTGCGCGTCGACGAGGACGGGGTGGCCACGGAGTTCGCCGCGCCCGTGGTCCCCGACGACGGCACGCCGCGACGGATGAACGACGCCAAGTGCGACCCGAGCGGCCGGCTGCTGGCCGGAACCATGGCCCACGACGCGACCCCGGACGCGGGCACCCTCTACCGCCTCGACCCCGACGGCACCCTGACGACCGTGCTGAGCCCGGTCACCATCTCCAACGGCCTCGGGTGGAGCCCCGACGGCCGGCTGCTGTACTACGCGGACAGCCCGACGCACCGTGTCGACGTCTTCGACCACGATCCCGTCACCGGCGCCCTGTCGGGGCGCCGCCCCTTCGCCGACACCAGCCCCGCCGGGATGCCGGACGGCCTGGCCGTCGACACCGTGGGCCGGGTCTGGGTGGCGGTGTGGGGAGCGGGGCAGGTCAGGGCATACACCCCCGACGGCGCACTCCACGCCGTCGTCACGGTCGCCGCCTCGCAAGTGTCCAGCTGCGCGTTCGTGGGCCCGGAGCTGGATCTCCTGATCATCACCACCGCGGCCGAGGGACTGACGGCCGCGCAACTCGCGGCGGAGCCGCATGCCGGCCGGCTCTTCATCTGCCGGCCCGGTGCCACCGGCCTGCCGGTCCCACCCTTCGCCGACGACCCGGCGCAGCTCCCCGGCCCCGCCACCACCCCATACGACCCCAGAGGTTCCGCATGA
- a CDS encoding ROK family transcriptional regulator — protein sequence MAKRTAQDIRRRNRFDALRCVFAAPGPVSRQEIATATGLSFATVANLVAELLEAGVLREAGHEDSGGGRPRARLAVNAERGALVGIDVAETSVQVELFDLALEVLRSVRLPLPQTDVRPHDVVDAIVTGVEGLSDASDVPPRILGAGVSVPGLVEREGGVSVFSPYWSWRDVPLRSLLAERLPMPLYLDNPLKAGTVAEMWFGAGREVDDLVVLTLRAGVGAGIAVDGALYRGATNSAGEWGHTCLVREGRECRCGRQGCVEAYVSTRGIARTVRELDGESPLLDPDEDTVTTNVARAAAEGDAVAAETVARTARYLGEAAADLLNLFNPQALVLGGWVADRLGEPLLRQTRDVIAAHALPATLQALTFQLSAVPDNPVSLGAATFALEGFLDDRETFGTVAAGRRAAKAAKARTS from the coding sequence ATGGCGAAACGCACCGCCCAGGACATCCGCCGCCGCAACCGGTTCGACGCGCTGCGGTGCGTCTTCGCGGCACCCGGCCCGGTGAGCCGGCAGGAGATCGCCACGGCGACCGGCCTGTCCTTCGCGACCGTGGCCAACCTCGTCGCGGAGCTGCTGGAGGCCGGAGTCCTGCGCGAGGCCGGCCACGAGGACTCCGGGGGCGGGCGCCCGCGGGCACGGCTCGCGGTCAACGCGGAGCGCGGTGCGCTGGTCGGGATCGACGTGGCGGAGACGTCCGTCCAGGTCGAGCTGTTCGACCTGGCACTGGAGGTGCTGCGCAGCGTACGGCTACCCCTGCCGCAGACCGATGTCCGGCCGCATGACGTGGTCGACGCCATCGTGACGGGGGTCGAGGGCCTGTCGGACGCCTCGGACGTGCCCCCGCGCATCCTCGGCGCGGGGGTCAGCGTCCCCGGTCTCGTGGAGCGCGAGGGCGGCGTGTCCGTCTTCTCGCCCTACTGGTCCTGGCGCGACGTCCCCCTGCGGTCCCTCCTCGCCGAGCGCCTCCCCATGCCCCTGTACCTCGACAACCCGCTCAAGGCCGGCACCGTCGCCGAGATGTGGTTCGGCGCCGGACGCGAGGTCGACGACCTCGTCGTACTGACCCTTCGGGCCGGCGTCGGCGCGGGCATCGCGGTCGACGGAGCGCTCTACCGGGGGGCGACCAACAGCGCCGGGGAATGGGGCCACACCTGCCTGGTCCGCGAAGGACGGGAGTGCAGGTGCGGCAGGCAGGGCTGCGTCGAGGCCTACGTCAGCACCCGCGGCATCGCCCGCACCGTGCGGGAACTGGACGGCGAAAGCCCTCTTCTGGACCCCGACGAGGACACCGTCACCACCAACGTCGCCCGCGCCGCGGCGGAGGGCGACGCCGTCGCGGCCGAGACCGTGGCGCGGACCGCCCGCTACCTCGGGGAGGCCGCGGCCGATCTCCTCAACCTGTTCAATCCTCAGGCCCTGGTACTGGGCGGCTGGGTGGCGGACCGGCTCGGCGAGCCGCTGCTGCGGCAGACCCGCGACGTCATCGCGGCGCACGCCCTCCCGGCGACGCTTCAGGCGCTCACCTTCCAGCTGAGCGCCGTCCCCGACAATCCGGTGAGCCTCGGAGCCGCCACCTTCGCCCTGGAGGGCTTCCTGGACGACCGCGAGACCTTCGGTACCGTGGCGGCGGGACGCCGCGCCGCCAAGGCGGCGAAAGCCCGGACCTCCTGA
- a CDS encoding LacI family DNA-binding transcriptional regulator: MADVAAMAGVSSQTVSRVANNRENVDASTRERVLAAMKMLGYRPNTAARALVTGRFGTLGVISFDISAYGNARTFAAISDAAREADLFVNFMGARAQTEAAVRQAFRQLMLQSVDGIILIESQILDTPELRLPSTVPVVFADGDTGHRYANVDIDQAEGTRGVVAHLLSLGHRTVWHVAGPRDSYAARRRAEAWHRSLKDAGAAVPPLLYGDWSAASGYRAGRDLAGRPEVTAIFAANDQMALGVMRALQEAGRRVPQDVSVTGFDDVPEAAFYPAPLTTVRQDFDAVGRHCVTLLLDQIGGGTGSPRQASVAPVLVVRESTAAPAG, from the coding sequence ATGGCCGATGTCGCCGCCATGGCGGGCGTCTCGTCGCAGACCGTCTCCCGCGTGGCCAACAACCGGGAGAACGTGGACGCGTCCACCCGCGAGCGGGTGCTGGCCGCGATGAAGATGCTCGGGTACCGCCCCAACACGGCCGCCCGGGCGCTGGTCACCGGGCGGTTCGGCACGCTGGGCGTCATCAGCTTCGACATCAGCGCCTACGGGAACGCCAGGACGTTCGCCGCCATCTCCGACGCCGCCCGCGAAGCCGACCTGTTCGTGAACTTCATGGGAGCGCGGGCGCAGACCGAAGCCGCCGTGCGCCAGGCCTTCCGGCAGCTGATGCTCCAGTCCGTCGACGGCATCATCCTCATCGAGTCGCAGATCCTGGACACCCCCGAACTCCGGCTGCCGTCCACCGTCCCCGTGGTCTTCGCCGACGGGGACACCGGCCACCGCTACGCCAACGTCGACATCGACCAGGCCGAAGGCACCCGCGGCGTCGTCGCCCACCTGCTGAGCCTCGGCCACCGGACGGTCTGGCACGTCGCCGGGCCCCGCGACTCCTACGCGGCGCGCCGCCGGGCAGAGGCGTGGCACCGCTCGCTCAAGGACGCGGGCGCCGCCGTACCACCGCTCCTCTACGGTGACTGGTCCGCGGCCTCGGGGTACCGCGCCGGACGCGACCTGGCGGGCCGCCCGGAAGTGACCGCGATCTTCGCCGCCAACGACCAGATGGCACTGGGCGTCATGCGGGCCCTGCAGGAAGCGGGCCGGCGCGTGCCTCAGGACGTGAGCGTGACCGGGTTCGACGACGTGCCCGAGGCCGCGTTCTACCCCGCCCCCCTCACCACGGTCCGGCAGGACTTCGACGCCGTGGGCCGCCACTGCGTCACGCTGCTCCTCGACCAGATCGGCGGCGGGACGGGCAGCCCGCGCCAGGCGTCGGTGGCGCCGGTCCTGGTGGTGCGCGAGAGTACGGCGGCCCCGGCCGGCTGA
- a CDS encoding DUF916 domain-containing protein: protein MRPAYVALFLLLLTTLSPTPAGAADNGEWSVRPADSAITPRSASELPAQPGATLTDRAVVTNTTTAELTFRLYVADAHNTERDGGLAVRGIEETQREVGAWGKPELDTVTVPARSAVTVGVTLTVPSDASPGDHVGALVAVDTRVQPADGSHLSVQRGVGARIYLRVEGPHHPGLAVEDVRFTALSPQLPWTGARESTVAYTLHNTGNVKLAPQVSLGVSGVVVGGPGERRLANVPAELLPGQKVRLTETWAAAPVAGWGRLTVTAAADGVRGSGTVGFLKVPWLFAGCLALLSATWLLLRRRRLAARAAPPHSGPGGRAGGAL, encoded by the coding sequence ATGCGCCCCGCCTACGTTGCCCTGTTCCTTCTCCTGCTGACGACCCTCTCCCCCACACCGGCCGGAGCGGCGGACAACGGCGAGTGGTCGGTCAGACCGGCGGACTCCGCCATCACGCCGCGGTCGGCCTCCGAACTGCCGGCACAGCCCGGCGCGACGCTCACCGACCGCGCGGTCGTCACCAACACCACCACCGCAGAACTGACGTTCCGCCTCTACGTCGCCGACGCCCACAACACGGAACGCGACGGCGGACTGGCCGTACGCGGAATCGAGGAGACCCAACGGGAGGTGGGAGCCTGGGGAAAGCCCGAGCTGGACACCGTCACGGTACCGGCCCGTTCGGCAGTGACGGTCGGTGTCACCCTCACCGTTCCGAGCGACGCCTCGCCGGGCGACCACGTGGGTGCCCTCGTCGCGGTCGACACGCGCGTGCAGCCCGCCGACGGCTCGCACCTCAGCGTCCAGCGCGGAGTCGGAGCCAGGATCTATCTGCGCGTCGAGGGGCCGCACCACCCCGGCCTGGCCGTGGAGGACGTACGGTTCACGGCGCTGAGCCCGCAGCTGCCGTGGACCGGCGCCCGCGAATCGACCGTCGCCTACACCCTGCACAACACGGGGAACGTCAAGCTCGCCCCTCAGGTCTCCCTCGGCGTGAGCGGTGTGGTGGTGGGAGGGCCCGGCGAACGGCGGCTCGCGAACGTGCCGGCCGAGCTGCTCCCGGGGCAGAAGGTCCGCCTCACCGAGACCTGGGCGGCTGCCCCCGTCGCGGGCTGGGGCCGGCTCACCGTCACGGCGGCCGCGGACGGCGTCCGCGGTTCGGGAACCGTCGGCTTCCTGAAGGTGCCGTGGCTCTTCGCGGGATGCCTGGCGCTCCTGTCGGCCACCTGGTTGCTGCTCCGCCGCAGGCGCCTGGCCGCCCGCGCGGCACCTCCGCACTCCGGCCCCGGGGGGCGCGCAGGGGGCGCGCTATAG
- a CDS encoding ThiF family adenylyltransferase encodes MREVHDRIVEQVEELVRCLAPGEYRTAAALARAVADTTGGRPDAYGTWAWYPWSGRLVHVLPEADFRLVRSDRNRDKITRAQQQSLFGRRIGVVGLSVGSSAALTCAMEGVGGSFRLADFDRLSLSNLNRLRAGVHELGLEKTVLCARRMYELDPYLDIELHRGGLTEDSIGDFFAVEGGGLDILIEECDTPWVKVAAREHARRLGVPVLMDTNDRGLLDVERFDTEPARPLFHGLIGDTTSEELRELDGAGTIRLLLRMVDEQRLSPAMIDALPRVGRTLSSWPQLASGVMLGAALATDTARRILLGEPVPSGRYCVDLDVLVPAASGSPSDRTTAQPVGARPGAAG; translated from the coding sequence GTGAGAGAGGTGCACGACCGGATCGTGGAGCAGGTCGAAGAGCTCGTGCGATGCCTGGCGCCGGGCGAGTACCGCACGGCGGCCGCGCTCGCGCGGGCCGTCGCGGACACCACCGGCGGCCGCCCCGACGCGTACGGGACGTGGGCCTGGTACCCGTGGTCGGGACGCCTCGTCCACGTACTGCCCGAGGCGGACTTCCGCCTGGTGCGCAGCGACCGCAACCGCGACAAGATCACTCGCGCTCAGCAGCAGTCCCTGTTCGGGCGCCGGATCGGTGTCGTCGGGTTGTCCGTGGGCAGCAGCGCCGCGCTGACCTGCGCGATGGAGGGTGTGGGCGGCTCGTTCCGGCTCGCCGACTTCGACCGGCTGAGTCTGTCCAACCTGAACCGGCTGCGCGCAGGTGTCCACGAACTGGGTCTGGAGAAGACCGTGCTGTGCGCCCGGCGCATGTACGAGCTCGACCCGTACCTCGACATCGAGCTCCACCGCGGCGGCCTCACCGAGGACTCCATCGGAGACTTCTTCGCCGTCGAGGGCGGTGGTCTGGACATCCTGATCGAAGAATGCGACACGCCCTGGGTGAAGGTGGCCGCCCGGGAGCACGCCCGCCGCCTGGGGGTTCCGGTCCTCATGGACACGAACGACCGCGGGCTGCTCGACGTCGAGCGGTTCGACACCGAGCCCGCCCGTCCGCTCTTCCACGGCCTCATCGGTGACACAACGTCGGAGGAACTGCGCGAGCTCGACGGCGCCGGAACGATCCGCCTCCTGCTGCGCATGGTCGATGAGCAGCGTCTGAGCCCTGCGATGATCGACGCGCTGCCCCGGGTCGGCCGGACGCTGTCCAGCTGGCCCCAACTCGCCAGCGGCGTGATGCTCGGTGCGGCCCTCGCCACGGACACCGCCCGCCGCATCCTCCTGGGCGAACCGGTCCCCTCCGGGCGCTACTGCGTCGACCTCGACGTCCTCGTCCCGGCCGCCTCCGGTTCCCCGTCGGACCGCACGACCGCGCAGCCGGTGGGCGCACGACCCGGAGCCGCCGGGTGA
- a CDS encoding GNAT family N-acetyltransferase yields MTRVPELRGRRLKLRELRPSDHEPFTRILTHRLLTRYLGIDRMEESEAHDAFARSLHQPHAHPRHRYTLAVCCLDDDTLTGTMGLLVEDYGRNAMLTSLVLLPGAPTSGHGHEAGRLLMAYGFGHLGLHRIWAGHRSDHHRMADVMHAAGLRREATLRQLFRTQGCWHDVTTYAALAPEWKRQATEAELAILDGGSRPRTS; encoded by the coding sequence GTGACGCGCGTACCCGAACTCCGCGGCAGGCGCCTCAAGCTGCGCGAACTACGGCCCTCCGACCATGAGCCCTTCACGCGCATCCTCACGCACCGCCTGCTCACCCGCTACCTCGGCATCGACCGGATGGAGGAGAGCGAGGCGCACGACGCGTTCGCCCGGAGCCTCCACCAGCCACATGCGCACCCGCGGCACCGGTACACCCTCGCCGTGTGCTGCCTCGACGACGACACCCTCACGGGCACGATGGGCCTGCTCGTCGAGGACTACGGGAGAAACGCCATGCTCACCAGCCTGGTGCTGCTCCCCGGTGCCCCCACATCCGGCCACGGACACGAAGCGGGCCGGCTGCTCATGGCCTACGGCTTCGGCCACCTCGGGCTGCACCGCATCTGGGCCGGCCACCGCAGCGACCACCACCGCATGGCGGACGTGATGCACGCGGCCGGCCTGCGGCGCGAGGCCACCCTGCGGCAGCTCTTCCGCACCCAGGGCTGCTGGCACGACGTCACCACCTACGCCGCACTCGCCCCTGAATGGAAACGCCAGGCCACGGAGGCAGAACTGGCCATCCTGGACGGCGGGTCCCGGCCCCGTACGTCCTGA
- a CDS encoding winged helix-turn-helix transcriptional regulator: protein MEEGVQLIRGEAEQRYEVFHTDCPARDVVDHVTSRWGIWVLISLRSNDLRFYELRESIRGISEKMLARTLRALVQDGLVWRKVEPTTPPQVSYGLTEFGQDIGEPLTDLFDRITRHLPPRPTPQRTR, encoded by the coding sequence ATGGAGGAAGGCGTGCAGCTCATACGGGGCGAGGCGGAGCAGCGGTATGAGGTGTTTCACACCGACTGCCCTGCCCGCGACGTGGTCGACCACGTGACCAGCAGATGGGGCATCTGGGTGCTGATCTCCTTGCGGAGCAACGACCTTCGCTTCTACGAGCTGCGCGAGAGCATCCGGGGCATCAGCGAGAAGATGCTCGCCCGGACCCTGCGCGCGCTCGTCCAGGACGGCCTGGTCTGGCGCAAGGTCGAGCCGACGACGCCGCCCCAGGTCAGCTACGGACTGACCGAGTTCGGCCAGGACATCGGCGAGCCGCTGACGGACCTGTTCGACCGCATCACCCGCCACCTCCCACCCCGCCCCACTCCCCAGCGCACCCGCTGA
- a CDS encoding SDR family oxidoreductase, producing the protein MIVVTGATGNVGRPLTRALAQAGQQVTAVSRHAAAVPDGVRHVVADMARPEELAPALDGAKALFLLLSGDMHAVGTHPADIIAQAAAGGVRRVVLLSSLGVATRPFGATRIAMKAVEDALRHSGLEWTVLRPGGFASNALWWAESVRTRRVVAAPFGDVGVPIIDPADIAEVAAACLLDGRHAGGVYELTGPEVITPRGQAEAIAAALGSPVRFHHLTREEARAAMAQGMPVELADDTLDILGSPNPAELRVSPDTQQVLGRAPRPFADWAARNVGAFR; encoded by the coding sequence ATGATCGTGGTGACCGGGGCTACCGGGAATGTGGGCCGGCCGTTGACGCGGGCGCTGGCCCAGGCGGGCCAGCAGGTGACGGCGGTGTCGCGGCACGCGGCGGCGGTGCCGGACGGCGTCCGTCACGTGGTGGCCGACATGGCTCGGCCGGAGGAACTCGCGCCCGCGCTGGACGGGGCGAAGGCGCTGTTCCTGTTGCTGTCGGGCGACATGCACGCCGTCGGGACACACCCGGCCGACATCATCGCCCAGGCAGCGGCCGGCGGAGTCCGCCGGGTCGTCCTGCTCTCCTCGCTGGGCGTGGCCACCAGGCCCTTCGGCGCGACGCGGATCGCGATGAAGGCGGTGGAGGACGCGCTGCGACACTCCGGCCTGGAGTGGACCGTCCTGCGGCCGGGCGGCTTCGCCTCCAACGCCCTGTGGTGGGCCGAGTCGGTCCGGACACGGCGGGTCGTCGCCGCGCCGTTCGGCGACGTCGGAGTGCCGATCATCGATCCCGCCGACATCGCCGAGGTCGCGGCGGCCTGCCTGCTGGACGGCCGGCACGCGGGCGGTGTGTACGAGTTGACCGGCCCGGAGGTGATCACCCCGCGCGGGCAGGCGGAGGCCATCGCCGCCGCGCTGGGTTCGCCCGTACGGTTCCACCACCTGACGCGCGAGGAGGCGAGGGCCGCCATGGCGCAGGGCATGCCGGTGGAACTCGCCGACGACACCCTGGACATCCTCGGCTCCCCGAACCCGGCCGAGCTGCGCGTCAGCCCGGACACGCAGCAGGTCCTCGGGCGCGCCCCGCGCCCCTTCGCCGACTGGGCGGCCCGGAACGTCGGCGCGTTCCGCTGA